One stretch of Narcine bancroftii isolate sNarBan1 chromosome 8, sNarBan1.hap1, whole genome shotgun sequence DNA includes these proteins:
- the LOC138741870 gene encoding transcription cofactor vestigial-like protein 2 isoform X2, whose product MEVGAASGPSKEDGLEEKERPEAEYINSKCVLFTYLNGDISALVDEHFTRALSNYNPESRSGRARKGSTGSPEISLNQRNFPASFWDSNYQAVSSTSAACSSIGPLHSELHPASTEHYPATLHPHLTQSPEHWHYPLAGPLSPQNPAYHQPRTIHELYPVSPNLDPRYSSLLVPTLRSSRLQPTIGGREPTTPWSGVFPTAEVTQTLNLNVDAARHYCLPGGSFFS is encoded by the exons ATGGAAGTCGGAGCCGCCTCCGGTCCCAGCAAAGAGGATGGCCTCGAGGAGAAGGAAAGACCCGAGGCGGAATATATCAACTCCAAGTGCGTCCTGTTCACCTATCTCAACGGGGACATTAGCGCTCTGGTGGACGAGCATTTCACTCGAGCTCTGAGTAACTACAATCCGGAAAGCAGAAGCGGCAGAGCTCGGAAAGGGAGCACGGGATCACCAG AGATATCTCTGAACCAGCGTAATTTCCCTGCTTCTTTCTGGGACAGCAACTATCAGGCAGTGTCTTCTACGTCCGCAGCCTGCAGCAGCATTGGCCCTCTGCACTCGGAGCTCCACCCGGCCTCCACAGAGCACTACCCAGCCACCCTACATCCTCACTTGACTCAGTCCCCGGAGCACTGGCATTACCCATTGGCCGGGCCCCTCAGCCCACAGAATCCAGCGTACCACCAGCCCAGGACTATACACGAACTCTATCCGGTCAGCCCTAACCTCGACCCGCGCTACAGCTCTTTGCTCGTGCCCACTCTCCGCTCCAGCAGACTACAACCCACCATTGGTGGCCGGGAGCCTACCACCCCCTGGTCAGGGGTTTTCCCCACAGCTGAAGTGACACAGACTTTAAACTTGAATGTTGACGCAG CTCGACACTACTGCTTACCTGGAGGATCGTTCTTCAGCTGA
- the LOC138741870 gene encoding transcription cofactor vestigial-like protein 2 isoform X1 → MSSLEVMHHPHFASSPVSAAHYRQTFTVYSRVQGVSMEVGAASGPSKEDGLEEKERPEAEYINSKCVLFTYLNGDISALVDEHFTRALSNYNPESRSGRARKGSTGSPEISLNQRNFPASFWDSNYQAVSSTSAACSSIGPLHSELHPASTEHYPATLHPHLTQSPEHWHYPLAGPLSPQNPAYHQPRTIHELYPVSPNLDPRYSSLLVPTLRSSRLQPTIGGREPTTPWSGVFPTAEVTQTLNLNVDAARHYCLPGGSFFS, encoded by the exons ATGAGCAGCCTGGAGGTTATGCACCACCCTCACTTCGCCAGTAGCCCAGTCTCTGCAGCACACTATAGACAG ACTTTCACCGTTTACTCGCGAGTTCAGGGAGTGTCGATGGAAGTCGGAGCCGCCTCCGGTCCCAGCAAAGAGGATGGCCTCGAGGAGAAGGAAAGACCCGAGGCGGAATATATCAACTCCAAGTGCGTCCTGTTCACCTATCTCAACGGGGACATTAGCGCTCTGGTGGACGAGCATTTCACTCGAGCTCTGAGTAACTACAATCCGGAAAGCAGAAGCGGCAGAGCTCGGAAAGGGAGCACGGGATCACCAG AGATATCTCTGAACCAGCGTAATTTCCCTGCTTCTTTCTGGGACAGCAACTATCAGGCAGTGTCTTCTACGTCCGCAGCCTGCAGCAGCATTGGCCCTCTGCACTCGGAGCTCCACCCGGCCTCCACAGAGCACTACCCAGCCACCCTACATCCTCACTTGACTCAGTCCCCGGAGCACTGGCATTACCCATTGGCCGGGCCCCTCAGCCCACAGAATCCAGCGTACCACCAGCCCAGGACTATACACGAACTCTATCCGGTCAGCCCTAACCTCGACCCGCGCTACAGCTCTTTGCTCGTGCCCACTCTCCGCTCCAGCAGACTACAACCCACCATTGGTGGCCGGGAGCCTACCACCCCCTGGTCAGGGGTTTTCCCCACAGCTGAAGTGACACAGACTTTAAACTTGAATGTTGACGCAG CTCGACACTACTGCTTACCTGGAGGATCGTTCTTCAGCTGA